From the Colletotrichum lupini chromosome 1, complete sequence genome, the window CAGAATAATCCGAAAGCGTCAAGATCGTGAAGTTGGTTCCGAGTTGAAGGAGGAATGATGGGCTGCTGCTTGGCCTGGCGAGGGAAGGGTTGTTGTTGAGGGTGTTGAAGTCGGAAGGAGTTCGCGACTCGGCTGAGATTTAGCACGGTCTTCCTGATTTGGACGAGGAAGTTCAACTTGTTTATGCAGGTACCGTACAAGTCTTTCTACATGTGAAGACCTGTCGACCCGCCCCATATTCCACCTGAAGGAGGAGGGCCTGACTAGCCGGCCTCTGATTAATCACCACTGCCTACCATAGCGTTGTCTAACCACCAGATGACATTCAACTTGAAGAGAAAGCATACCGCCCCTGCTGCCTTGCCCAAATCTGTTCATCAGCCCTTTGAAAAGACTCAGCTTTTGCGATGGCACTTCTTTGCTTGTCCAGATATGCCAAGAGCAGTAGGACGAAGATCCACAGATCCAGCGCAGAGATCAGACGGGGTTGTTCCTAACACTGGAGAAGTAGGAAGTGCTGTGTGTCTTTACTTGCGAATAGCTCCATGTAGCACGCAGTGGCGTTCAGCACCTACCGACCAAGGCAATCATTTAGCTGGGATTCAATAAAACGGGAGTTGTCATTTTAAACATGAAACAAGGCTGTCTCTCGGAGAGACTTATGATTTTTTGACTCTGATATCCTCCATGGTATTTGTACACTGGCTGCCCTCCATGTTGATGGACATCCTCCCCATGACCCGCTGAAGCCGTGATCCCCGGTATTTTCATACCGTGCCTGTGCCTGAGGGTCCCTAGACATCCGCATACTGTGACAGAGCCACATGGGCTGCCTCGGTCGGCGACTGTACTGCCCCAAGTCTCGCCGCTCTCTATATGTGGAGAGTGTCCTGGCGCGCAAGATTCCGGGGGATCGCTCTATGAATGCACATCGTATCGTACAATCGATCTCGTGGTCGACGTCTATCGCTTCTTGGGCTCGGCTGTAGAACGGTCAGCGTAACCATCCAATTGGAGGCAACAAACGAGATGACTTactcttcgtcttcttctttttcggCGCGCTCTTTCCTCTGGCCTTCAGTCTGTCTAGGCGTTAGCAATAGCTCCTTCGCCCCCTTCAGCCCATGACGTACCCGGCAATGTGTTCCAAGCGGTCCATCTCTTCCAAGTCTAGAGTTGTGACATGAGGACCAAACTCCCTCTGCACATCCTTGACGGTCGCAACCTTGCGTGGGTAGTAGTCGGCGATAGCAGGTCCCTTCAATCGCTGGCGCAGGATCTTGTTGCCCGTCCTCACTCCCTCCGGGTTAAATACTGTCGCAAAGACTTCGCATTGGGCCTTAGAGGTTAGCAAAAACCAGACAGGTCAGAGAATCGCGGAATTACCTTCATGAGGTCCAACAACCTCGCGCGTGGGACACTCATCTTTGTAGGTCTTGATAGAGCTCTATCAGACCAGCCAGAAATTTGTCGCGAAGTCGAACAACCTTAGCTTGAGCGAACCTGAGTCCTGAATTGGACCCGCAAAATGAGAGCTGCGCACTCCAATTGGTTGCGGTCTTGGGATCATCGATTGGCCGGTAATACTCGGTACGTACCCACATCCTTGTCACATCCCAGGCTAACGGACTTGATCCCTGCAGCGAAAGCACAGTGAGCTCCACCCAAGCCTGGACTTAATTTTTGTTGCTTCTTGAGATGCTCACTGGTGAATAAGACGGAAGTTTCGACATTGCGACGAAATACTCTCATTCCTATCGACCACATTTCAATTTTTTTCAATTTTACAACACCAACCACGAAACTTTGTGGTATCGTTCGACCAGAATTTGCAATCTGTTTGCCTCGAGGGAGAATCAAAATGAGCAAGCGCTCGAGTTCAGGGATGCTACCACCGAGCAAGCGAAGGCATGCCGAAAGCGAGGCAATAGACTTGCTTCTCGATCACGGCGATGACCTCATCAAATGTCTCCAGGCACTGACCCGGGCCAAGACAAGATCTTCTATCCATCGCGAAGACTTGCAAAAAATCCGGCAGCTTAGCAAGGTGTTGTTGCCATCTTTTGAGCAGTTGGCTAGTGAAGGAAAAACAGAAGCCCTCGAAAGCGGTGAGATTGACGAGAATGAGGTAAGGACATTAGCTTCGTTTCATACGTTGTCAACTTTTTGCTGACTTAATAGGGGAAGAATGCATCCCACGAGAAGGGCCAATCCCCATTGACACCGAGGCAAAGCCCAGTGGTCTCAGGACCGCCAATACCGTCTTTCATCTTGGTCAAGCCATGGACGCCAGCCGATATTCCGAAGACAATGCCGCCTCTGCCAAAAATCACGAATCCTGTCCTAGAGTTGGCGGCCTTCACCCATGTTGGCGTGGCCAAGCACAAATCAGATTTGAGTTATGACCGCCTTGAGTGGCTTGGAGACGCCTATGTCGAACTGATCTCATCTTCCCTCATTTTCCAAACTTTCGGAGGGATGTCAACGGGCCAGTGCTCGCAGATCCGAGAGCTTCTGATTCGTAATGCCAACCTGGGAGAATACTCAACACACTACGGACTGTTCGAAAGAGCGAATCTGCCGTCCGAGTTCAAGCCCAGAGGTACCCAGCCGGCTGTGGCAAAACCACATGAAATCAAAAAGGTTCGCGGTGATTTGTTTGAAGCATACGTCGCTGCTGTGGTTCTTTCCGACCCCATCAACGGTCTCACTCGAGTTGCAGAGTGGCTCAGGACACTATGGGCATCGACTATCAAGGACCAGATCAGGTCGGTTGCTAAGACGCCCGGGTTGCAGACAGTCAAGGAACTTGGCGCGACGGTGACAGAAGAGTCTAGTCTGCCTCCGAAGGTCCTTCTCAGTCAGGCTATTGGTGCGAACGGCATCACCATCCGCTACGAAGACTTACTCAATGCGAACAAGAAAGACAAGTACAACAAGAAGCTGGCCCTCTTCAGCGTCGGAGTGTACCTTGACGGATGGGGCGAGAAAAATAAGCTCCTTGGAACCGGTAGCGACTTGAATAAGAAGGAGGCGGGCCAAAAGGCAGCGCAAGTGGCGCTTAACAATAAGAAATTGTTGAAGGTGTATCAGGATAAGAAGAAGGCTTTCCTGGCAGCTCTTGGGGAGAAATAGGCGAGGTCAGAGTGAGGCGGTTGCACTATACCCATGATACTAGTTTCAATTGAAGCAATAACCATCTACAAAGAAATTTGAGTCTCCGAGTGACGAAATTACTCGAAAAGCTAACGCCAGAAAGTACATAGCTGGGAAGAGTTGTTAGGATGGTCGATAGAGCACATCAAAAATACCAGATGAACTCGACTCGGACGTTCGCTGAAGTGTTAACCATACAAACCGCGTGGGTGCTCAACCTAGGAGCCGAGATGAGTAAACAGCTAGCTGCCCAATGCCGAACAACGATGGGCCTCCGTAGCCGCTATACTGGGACCCATAGGCCTCGGCTCAATATCAGCTCAGAACTTATACATACTCAAGTCTCAATTGACGGAACTCTAAATTGAGGACGAAAATAAAACAAAAGACAATGGAACATCCCGCACATCCAAGGTTGCCCGCATTTCACGTGCCTACATGTCTCTCTCGGCCGACAAGCAGATGCCGCAGGCTACCGGTACCTAGCTTCAACCACACTCACAAGGGACAAAAGACGCGGGGATGATGGGAGTAAATTGCTAGTCGGGATCTCGGAGAAGCACAAACCCCTGACAAGCCCGCGTCAGGCCCGCGCACCCAGGTCCCGCGTCCACTCTAAACTCCCCCagatgctgctgctgggtTGGGGTCGTAGTTGGTTGCGCGGGCTTCGCTGCGTCTGCATTGCGTTGCGTGACCCGCGGCCGAGGCAAACAGAATTTACCGGAAATCGCCCACCCCTTCCGATGCTGCTAACATCGGCGCGAACCCCAGTGGCCCTCCCCAGGGCCCAATTTAGAGACAGCTGATTGCCGGTACCGAAATACCTTTGCCTCAATGCCAGCACCCGCCATCGCCGCCGCTACTCTCTTGCTACCCACCAGATCCCTTCTTTCTCTTTGGACGACAAAGTGAAAGAGTCTCATGGCGAAGCTCTCACATAATGCATGTCAGCGTGCTGGATCTCTAACTGTCTCCTCTTCCCAGCACCTGTTGCTCCCCCATTCCGTTTCAGTTCCGGCTGCCAAAGTACCTCGCTCTACCGGCACATCCAGGTGATTTGCGGAACTAGGTTATCTGAGTTGCTATCTTCGCCTGGTGTTGTTGAGCCGAACCCAACCCCGACGCCCAGAACACCTCGGATATACCCCCATTAAACGAACGCGTCTTCCCTCCCTTTGCCAACTAATCACGTCGGTCCGGTCGCCTCGAGAAACGGCTTTCTAGATGGCTGACTCCGTGGGTGAGTGCAAGCAGAACCTTACTCTGCGCCCGTTGTGGAGAGAGCAATTCCCCGGCTAATTATGCGATTATGCCTTCTCTCTATAGATCGCGTGTTCGTCCATGCCTTAAATACGGTCAAGAAAATCCCCAAAACGGGGGCATCGCGTCCCCCGCCGTCCGACAGACTTCGACTCTATGGCCTTTACAAGCAAGCGATGGAGGGGGATGTCGATGGCGTCATGGAGCGGCCGACCTCGGCTTCCGGCATGCCAGCCGACGAGCTTCAACGCGAGAAAGACAAGTGGGATGCATGGAACCTCCAGAAAGGTCTGAGCCGGACGGAGGCGAAGAGGAGATATATCGAGGCATTGATCGAGACGATGCACAAATACGCGACAACACCGTAAGCCCGCATACCTACCCTACTGTCACTGGAACCGCTCTTTGCGCATCGCAGCCCACTGACTCGTCACCACAGAGACGCAAAAGAACTAGTCTCGGAACTCGAGTTCGTATGGAATCAGATCAAGAACAATAGCCCCAGCTCGACCGACTCCTCACCGAAAGGCACAGGTTACACCGGTGAATTACGACAGTTCCAGCCACCCCTGACCGGATCCGAAGGCCCCCTGAAGGTTCTCAGCCCCATGAGCGAGGACGATGCGGCAGAAAGGAACTCAGATGGAAGGATAGGTTacgacgatgatgacgaAGGGGGCGCGCTCGTGCCTAGCAGTAACTGGTCCCGCAGCGTGGAGCGCGCACTCGAGAAGCTGTCCGCCGAGGTCGCGGCATTACGAGAGCAAATAACAACAGGCAGAGAGTGGAAGTCCAAAAAGTCACGAAGCTTCCCAGCCTGGCTACGATGGTTTACATGGGTTATCATGAAACATCTAGCCATCGATATGGTGCTGCTAGCCTTCATCCTACTGTGGATGCGCAAGCGGAAGGACCGGCGACTGGAAGACTTGGTCCGGGCAGGGGTGAAATTGATGCGGGAGTACGTGAGGAACGTCTTACCGGCCAGATGACAATTCTCCCGCTGGCAGCAAGAGAAGGCGAAGCCTTCAGGCTGATATAGCATTGACTCGATCGACAGCATTGCTACTTGCTGCTTGTAGCGACACCGATCTGTTTAGTGTGTTCTATACCCTTCGCTTCGCTTGAGAGGCTTCTTCGACAGCAATGACGCTTTGAAGTCAGTCTTGGAGTAGTGGCGAATGCTCCCATGACGGCCCGAACGTCTATGCCCCTTTGATAGAACACGGAATGATCTTATCAAGGGAACAGTCTGGATAGCGACGATGAAGAAATCCCCTCTTGGAGACGGGCAGCCAATCCGAAGTATCCCCCAAAGGGCATCACAAAGAAAGCCATCACATGGGAAAGCAACCACACATGCTGAGCCCAATGCAGCAGTTGGCCAAGTCTTCGGGGTCACGAGGCAGGAACCGAACGGACTGAACAACCTACATATTCATGGAATGTCCAGAGCTAGGACCGGGCGGATCATATAAATGTGATATCCAATAGCAAATAGTTACAATTTCAAAAATTTCAAAAATTTAGCGTTTCACTCTCGTACCTATGCCGCCGCATTTACCTGCTCAGACTCGCACTGAGCCTTTCACTTAGTACACCAGCGAAGTTGAGGAAACTTCAACGACCTCACTTCAAAGTGAGAAACAAGCAAACAAGCGATGCTAACAGGGCCTCTGCAACGAAACTTGAATATACCTTGTTCATGTGTGCCCATTGAGATTCGAGTCAATCCCAAAAATTAGTAGGACCGGGGTGTAAGTTTGGAGCCACCTTGAGACTGCGATCACAGGCGTGGGACCTCAGCTTACCTTCACAGTTTTAGTCCCACCTTCCCACGAAGCACAACCTCAAACTTTCGTCCTACACACTCCATCATATCACTCAATTCAATCAGGTCGCGACACTGCGATTTCTACCTGAGATGCGGTCAAGAATCAGACTGGCACTCGGATTTCGATAATAGCGACGGACTCGTGGGCAAGATGCAAGCCACAAGTGATCAGTCGACGAGACTTGGAAAGGCAGGGGCGTCTGCTGATTATAccatggaggaggaggaggatatCCCACAAGCCGTGCCGGCTCTGGCGATGTTCGTTCCTTTAGAAGAGAGCCTCTTCGATCCCTACGACGCTCCGCGTACCGAGATTGAGCGCATCAAGCTCTGCCAAGAGAATCTCGAAAAACACACAGCCGCCGTCGAGCAGAACCTTGTCTTTGTTTATGAGAGAGAGCACAAGCGAATCTTACAGGTTGCGAAACAAGAAGAAGCGGAAAAGGGCTTCATTGAGACGCCCGCGGGCCTCATGCAAGGCGAGGAAGCTCTCATCATGGAGTCAGTCCACGCCCCGATACCGCCCGGCGCCGATTATAACGACCGGCACTTGTCCACGTACAAGCCTCCCGAGACTCCGCAAGTGATGCCTCCTAGGCCATCAGCACTTCAGTGGTCTCTTTACAATGCTGGCCAAGCCGTGGGTCAACTGCACGGATACCATAACCACGCCCAAGAGCTCAAAGAGCCCTATCAAGAGATGTTGAACGCTGCACTCAAGGCATCGTCTGCCGACCAAGGGCAGGGTGATGAGCCTGCTCGGAGCTAGAAGCAACAAAAGGTAGCTCAAGTAGCAGTTGGCGAAAGTGTCTGAGGAAGACACCAGGAACTCAGTACGACATGCAAGACAGCCGGAGGCCTGAGGAGAATGGCCGACTAACCAAATCGCTGCCATAAGGACGTTTCCGGCGTATGACGGCGACGCATTCGCCACGCGATTCATGTATATAAGTAGTGCACATACACATCACGAGATATTAGTAAAAACACACATACTATCTACGTCTAAGTCTCATCGTCATCATGATATGTAACGACCGGCGGTAAGAGGCAGCGGTCATTGAAGAGTTCTCCCATGCTTCCATAAACGGCGTCAAAAAGCTTCATCTAGGTACACTAGATAGAGGAAGGCTCGATCAAGCATCTTGCGAAGCTCAAGCTCACCTACGATAAGTGTCCATACAATTTAAAGTGAAGAGGAAAAAGACAAAGAGGCGCTCTGCGCCGAAATTTTCCGCAGACTAAATGGTGCTCAGAGGAAATTCTTGATGCCTCAGGCGATAAGTAAGCTCCCGGGATGGTCGACCAATCACGGTTGATGTAAATTAATCGCGATTTACGCACTAGCGCCACCAAATCCCCATGGTCCGGGACAGAAGAGCAGTTCCCTCCCGACGTCAACCATTGAATATCAATCCGCCTCTCACCCAAACGCCCTCCCCCGTTTCGTCAGATTCTCAATCCGTCAAGGCGATACGATGCTGCGGCATTCATTAGCACGTTCGGCTTGGCGGACTGGCAAGCAGGCCGCCAATGCCTCGCGAACTTTTGCTACAACAGCTCGCAGGAATGCCGAAGTCGAACTGACTGTTGGTAAGGACGAACCCGCCCTCGCGAGCGGCTCAATTGGTTTCTATCGAGGTTGCTGACGATATCTTTAGACGGAAAGAAGGTGTCGGTCGAAGGTGAGCTGCAATGTGTCCGTGTCCGAGGATTCCTACTCACGATCTTCTAGCCGGCTCCGCCCTGATTCAAGCTTGCGAAAAGGCAGGCGTCACAATTCCTAGGTCTGTCTAGCCGTCAATAAACAATCCGTATGGCATTAACTAACTTCTCTACAGATATTGCTATCATGAGTACGACACCCTTTTCGATCGAATCGATGACCGCTGCGAGGGATGACCCCCCGACTGACAAATACAACAGAAAGCTTGCGATTGCCGGTAACTGCCGTATGTGCTTGGTCGAAGTCGAGCGTGCACCGAAGCCTGTAGCCTCCTGCGCATGGCCCGTCCAGCCCGGTATGGTCGTCAAGACCAACTCTCCCATCACACACAAGGCCCGCGAGGGTGTCATGGAGTTCCTCCTCGCCAACCATCCTCTGGACTGCCCTATCTGCGACCAGGGTGGTGAGTGTGATCTCCAGGACCAGTCGATGCGATACGGTGGCGACCGTGGCCGCTTCCACGAAATCGGCGGCAAGCGTGCCGTTGAAGACAAGAATATCGGCCCTCTCATCAAGACCTCCATGAACAGATGTATCCACTGCACCAGATGTGTGCGTTTCTCCAACGATATTGCCGGTGCCCCCGAGATGGGCTCTTTCGGACGTGGCAACGACATCCAGATCGGTACCTACCTTGAGAAGAACCTCGACTCCGAACTTTCCGGCAACGTTATCGACCTGTGCCCTGTTGGTGCTCTTACCTCGAAGCCTTACGCTTTCCGCGCGAGACCTTGGGAACTGAAGCACTCCGAGTCCATCGACGTCCTTGACGGCTTGGGATCCAACATCCGTGTCGACTCCCGTGGCCTTGAGGTTATGCGTATCCTCCCCAGACTCAACGACGACGTCAACGAAGAATGGATTAACGACAAGACTCGTTTCGCCTGCGACGGATTGAAGACCCAGAGATTGACCATGCCTTTGATCCGCCGTGAGGGCAAGTTCGAGCCCGCCGACTGGGAACAGGCCCTCATGGAGGTCGCCAACGCCTACCACCACATCCAACCCAAGGGCAACGAGTTCAAGGTTATCGCCGGTGAGCTGACCGAGGTTGAGTCCCTGGTTGCCATGAAGGACCTGGCCAACAAGCTCGGCTCCGAGAACTTGGCCCTCGACATGCCCAACGGAAGCAAGCCCGTCGCCCACGGTATCGACGTTCGCTCCAACTACTTGTTCAACTCCAGGATCTACGGTATTGAGGAGGCTGATGCCATCCTCATCGTCGGAAGCAACCCCCGCCACGAGGCCGCTGTTCTCAACGCTCGTATCCGCAAGCAATGGCTTCGCTCTGACCTCGAGATCGGTGTCGTTGGCGAGACCTGGGACTCAACCTTCGAGTTTGAGCACC encodes:
- a CDS encoding acyl CoA binding protein encodes the protein MEGDVDGVMERPTSASGMPADELQREKDKWDAWNLQKGLSRTEAKRRYIEALIETMHKYATTPDAKELVSELEFVWNQIKNNSPSSTDSSPKGTGYTGELRQFQPPLTGSEGPLKVLSPMSEDDAAERNSDGRIGYDDDDEGGALVPSSNWSRSVERALEKLSAEVAALREQITTGREWKSKKSRSFPAWLRWFTWVIMKHLAIDMVLLAFILLWMRKRKDRRLEDLVRAGVKLMRESRHCDFYLRCGQESDWHSDFDNSDGLVGKMQATSDQSTRLGKAGASADYTMEEEEDIPQAVPALAMFVPLEESLFDPYDAPRTEIERIKLCQENLEKHTAAVEQNLVFVYEREHKRILQVAKQEEAEKGFIETPAGLMQGEEALIMESVHAPIPPGADYNDRHLSTYKPPETPQVMPPRPSALQWSLYNAGQAVGQLHGYHNHAQELKEPYQEMLNAALKASSADQGQGDEPARS
- a CDS encoding NADH dehydrogenase; translated protein: MLRHSLARSAWRTGKQAANASRTFATTARRNAEVELTVDGKKVSVEDIAIMSTTPFSIESMTAARDDPPTDKYNRKLAIAGNCRMCLVEVERAPKPVASCAWPVQPGMVVKTNSPITHKAREGVMEFLLANHPLDCPICDQGGECDLQDQSMRYGGDRGRFHEIGGKRAVEDKNIGPLIKTSMNRCIHCTRCVRFSNDIAGAPEMGSFGRGNDIQIGTYLEKNLDSELSGNVIDLCPVGALTSKPYAFRARPWELKHSESIDVLDGLGSNIRVDSRGLEVMRILPRLNDDVNEEWINDKTRFACDGLKTQRLTMPLIRREGKFEPADWEQALMEVANAYHHIQPKGNEFKVIAGELTEVESLVAMKDLANKLGSENLALDMPNGSKPVAHGIDVRSNYLFNSRIYGIEEADAILIVGSNPRHEAAVLNARIRKQWLRSDLEIGVVGETWDSTFEFEHLGLDHAALKQALAGPFGKKLQAAKRPMIVVGSGVTDHVDAKAFYETIGAFVDKNAANFITPEWNGYNVLQRAASRAGAFEVGFTTPSAEVAETAPKFVWLLGADEISEKDIPKNAFVVYQGHHGDRGAQIADVVLPGAAYTEKAGTYINTEGRVQMTRAATSLPGASRTDWKIARAISEFLGAPLPYNDVAQLRDRMAEISPALAAYDVVEPVALRQLSKVQLVDQNKGSKASGTPLKKVIENFYFTDVISRSSPTMARCSAAKASGSPKTNFMAPGMEEDRPMGQIAYGA
- a CDS encoding RNase3 domain-containing protein, which produces MSKRSSSGMLPPSKRRHAESEAIDLLLDHGDDLIKCLQALTRAKTRSSIHREDLQKIRQLSKVLLPSFEQLASEGKTEALESGEIDENEGKNASHEKGQSPLTPRQSPVVSGPPIPSFILVKPWTPADIPKTMPPLPKITNPVLELAAFTHVGVAKHKSDLSYDRLEWLGDAYVELISSSLIFQTFGGMSTGQCSQIRELLIRNANLGEYSTHYGLFERANLPSEFKPRGTQPAVAKPHEIKKVRGDLFEAYVAAVVLSDPINGLTRVAEWLRTLWASTIKDQIRSVAKTPGLQTVKELGATVTEESSLPPKVLLSQAIGANGITIRYEDLLNANKKDKYNKKLALFSVGVYLDGWGEKNKLLGTGSDLNKKEAGQKAAQVALNNKKLLKVYQDKKKAFLAALGEK